The genome window TTTTACGGCCATTGTTGGTCAGGGAATAATGAAAAAGGCCCTTATTTTAAACGCTGTCAATCCGAAACTCGGCGGGGTTTTAATCCGGGGTGAAAAGGGCACCGCAAAGTCAACCGCAGTGCGGGCGCTGGCAGCCCTTTTGCCGGAAATAGAGGTGGTGGCCGACTGCAAATTCGGATGCGATCCTCACAAGAAAGGAAGCATGTGCATGGAATGTATAACCCGGCAGGATGGCGGGGAAGAGCTTTCCGTAAAAAAGAGAAAAACACGGGTGGTCGAACTTCCTGTAGGTTCAACGGAAGACAGGGTTGTCGGTTCCCTTGATATAGAGCGCGCAATAAAAAAGGGGGAAAAACGGTTCGAGCCAGGGATCCTGGCGGAGGCAAACCGGGGAATCCTCTATGTGGATGAAGTGAATCTCCTTGACGACCATATCGTCGATGTTCTCCTCGATTCTGCTGCAATGGGTGTAAACACCATAGAAAGAGAAGGCGTTTCATACTCTCACCCTGCTGAATTTATCCTTATCGGGACAATGAACCCTGAAGAAGGGGAATTGCGGCCCCAGCTTCTTGACCGCTTTGGTTTGTGTGTTCATATTGAAGGGATAGCGGATATTGAGCAGAGAATGGAGGTTGTAAAAAGAAGAACATCTTATGAAAATGATCCTGCCGGATTTCAGGATGCCTGGAAAGAGGAGGAGGAAAAACTCAGAAATTCCGTTATCCGGGCCAAAGAACTTTTGGAAAAGACAGCCGTTTCCGATGATATGCTGCGTCTGATCGTACACATCGCCATTGAAATGAATGTGGACGGTCATCGTGCGGATATTATAATGATGAAGGCAGCCAGGACGCTGGCCGCATTAAATGGACGAAAAGATGTCCTAAAAGAGGATGTGCAGACAGCGGCGGACATGGCCCTTCAGCATAGGATGCGTAGAAAACCGTTTCAAAAACAGGGCGTGGAAGAAGAAAAAATAGCTGGAATTATTTCTCATGAAAAAAGTGCCTAAAATGCCTAAAGTTAATGAATCGCTTCGCTCTATTTTTTTAAATAGGATTGGCAGAATACCTTAACTTCAGGCACGTTACGGACTTTAGCGCACTTATAACTTCAAAAAAGCCTAAAGTTGAAATGTCCAAAAATGAAGAATAAGGAATTTGCGAAAGAACTGGAAAAACGGACACGAAAATTTGCGGTGAGTATCATACAGTTATCTTCACAGTCGCCGAATACCCCTGAGGGGAATGTGATACGCAATCAAATTACTAAATCGGGCACTTCTATTGGCGCTAATTATCGAGAGGCAAATCGTGCCTGAAGCAATGCTGACTTTAAAAACAAAATTAAGATTTGTGAAAGTGAAGCCAGTGAAACCCAATACTGGCTTGAAGTAATTGTAGAATCCGAAATATTATTATGGGAGCAGGTAAAAGGAACCCACGACGAATGTAGTCAGCTATTGGCTATCTTCACTTCCATTGCAAACAAACTTTAGGCATTTTACGGACTTCACGGACTTCACGGACTTCACGGACTTTAGGCACTTTAGGCACTTTAAAAAGAGGTAATATCTTGGACTGGACAAAAAGAGAAATCTATCCATTTGCGGCCATTGTGGGTCAGGAAAAAATGACCCGGGCTCTTATTCTAAACGCGGTCTGCCCCTCTATCGGGGGACTGCTGATCAGGGGGGAAAAGGGAACTGCAAAATCAACCGCTGTCCGCGGCCTGGCTGCCATTTTACCGGAGATTGAAATCGTTGCCGGATGTCCGTTTAATTGCGATCCCGATAAATATGAATACCTGTGCGCCGAATGCAGAAAAAAAGTGAAACAGGGCATCAATCTTCCTGTAATGAAGAAAAAGATAAAGGTTGTCGATCTTCCCCTTGGCGCTACCGAGGACAGGGTATTGGGGAGTCTCGATTTTGAACATGCGGTAAAAAAGGGGGAAACGTTTTTTACACCCGGCCTGCTGGCGGCAGCCCATAGGGGAATTCTTTATATTGATGAAGTCAATCTGTTGGATGATCATATAGTGGATATTATTCTTGATGCCGCGGGTATGGGAATGAATATTGTCGAGCGGGAAGGCGTTTCCTGCATGCACAGGGCAGAGTTTATCCTGATCGGAACCATGAATCCCGAAGAGGGGGAACTGCGGCCGCAACTCCTTGACAGGTTCGGGATGTGCATTCAGGTTGAAGGAATAAAAGACCCGGTTGAAAGAATCCGGCTGATCAAACAAAGAGACCGTTTTGATAAAAACAGCTCTGATTTTATAGCAGAGTATCAAAATTCTCAAGACAGGCTTTGTCAGAAAATTATACATGCAGGGAAACGCTTTCCCCATGTAAAAATTTCAGAAGAAATGGTGAAGCTCTGCTCAAAACTTGCGCTGGATGCTTTTGTGGCCGGTCACCGGGCGGATATTATTATGAGAAAAACAGCCATCACCATAGCATCCTGTGAAAATAGAAAAGAGGTAACCGAAAAAGAGGTTAATGAAGCCGCTGATCTTGTGCTGCTTCATCGTGTAAGGATGCCGCCTTCTCCACCGCAGCATCAGCCTGAAGAAAAAAAAGAAGATCCGCCGGCTCCACCCGATGAAGAAAAAGAGGAAGAAAAAGAACCTGAAAAAGAAGAAGAAAAACCGGAAACCCAAAATCAGCAAAAGACTGAAGAAGGAAAGAAGGCAGATGAGGGGGAGGGAGAAAAAAAAGATAAAGAAAAACCGGAAAAAGGCCGGCCCCTTGAAATGGTCTTCCCTGTGGGGGAGATTTTTAAAACAAAAAGAATTCAGATGGAAAGGGACAGGGTACTCCGGAAAGGTTCGGGCAGAAGAAGCCGGACAAGGTCGTCCTCAAAGGCCGGCAGATATATCATGAGCAGAATGCAGCGCAAGACCAGTGATCTGGCCCTGGATGCCACTATAAGGGCCGCCGCCCCTTATCAGAAACAAAGAAGAAGAGAAGATGTAGCCATTGCCATTGAAGAAAGCGATATTCGTGAAAAGGTAAGAGAGAAAAGGATCGGAAATTTTATTGTCTTTGTTGTGGATGCCAGCGGCTCCATGGGAGCCGGAAAACGGATGATTGAAACAAAAGGGGCTATTCTCTCTCTTCTTCTCGATGCTTATCAGAAAAGGGACAAGATATCAATGATAGCATTCAGGGGAGATCATGCCGAGGTTCTTCTTCCACCCACCGGCAGCGTGGAGCTTGCCCATAAACTTTTGGAAGAGCTCCCCACCGGGGGGAAGACCCCGCTCTGCCATGGGATATCCCTCGGCTATCAAATTATTCAAGGCCATTTCCGGAAAGACCCTGACACGTATCCATTGCTGATACTTATCTCCGATGGAAAGGCCAATGTTAGTCAATATGGCGGAAAACCTTTTGCCGAGGCTATGGAAATGGCCGAGGAGGTGAAAAATGACACCCGGGTCAATACAGTAGTGGTTGACGTTGAAAAACCCGGGCTGATCTCCTTTGGACTGTCTCATCAATTATCCGTCGGAATGGGGGCCGGATATTTCAAGATTGAAGATCTCAAGGCGGATACATTGGTAGAAGTTCTACGGGAAAATTTATTATGGTGAGCATGATTCATTCGGACTTCAAAAAACCAATTTCTTATTGACAATAACAACTATAATATAATATATAAATTCAAGTATATAATATGAAATTATATAAAAAATTAAGTTACACGTTTAAAGTTCAGTCAGCCGAAAATAAATTTTTTTAGCGGTCTAATAACAGTTTATAATATATAAGCTGTAAAATATAAACAAAAAAGCCAGGAAGGTTTTAAAGGGCAAAAATGCCTTGTAATCTTTCTGGCTTTTTTTTTGGAGGAACGGATAATATTTTAAAACAAGCTTTTAATACACGGTTTTATTTATCTTTTTTTGTTTTTATCGTGATTGCTGGTTTCTTTTTATCAACCGCCTTTTCGTGTAGCTTAGGCACATTCGATGATTGATCTTTTTATACAAAGCCTGTTCGATACATGGCGGATTGTTCCGAGGGTATTAATTATCATGTTTATATCCCTGTATGTTTCTCAGGTATTGATAGAATTGGGTCTGTTCAAAAAACTTGAATTTATCGGGAAGCCATTGGCAAGCCTTTCCAATCTGCCCCGTGAGGCCGGCATAACGTTCGTGGCCTCATTCGGCTCTGTCCTTGCCGGAAATGCCATGATAGCAAAGCTTTATCAGGACAAAAAAATAGACAGCAGCCAGACACTGCTGACCGCCCTCCTCAACACAACCCCTGTCTATCTGAAAGAGACTTTTACATATCAGATTCCGGTAATGATCCCCTTGCTCGGCATCAGGGCAGGGCTCCTTTATTTTTTGACATTTATCGTATCAGGAATAGTCAAGGTTCTTTTTGTTATTATTTATGGAAGAATCAGGCTGCAAAGCAATAACCCGGGGACAGATAGATTCGATCCTGATTGTGTAGATTCGGGTCGCGTAGATACGAATACTATAACACGAAGCAAGCTTGGCAAAACTCTTGTTTCATCTTTTGCACGGCAGAAAAAGATCTTTTTTAAGATAAGCATCATCTTTGTATCAACGACTTTTTTCATATTTCTGTTGATCAATAATGGCATTATAAAAGGATTGGCAGATTATGTCCTGCCGTTAACGGAATTTTTTAAACTCCCCCCGGCCTCTGTTCTTCCTGTCGGAACTTATATGTTCAGCCCGCTGGTAGGCGCCGGCTTAATCGGAGCCATGATTAAAGACGGCATCCTGAGCGATTTGCAGGGGTTTACAGCCTGTCTTCTTGGAAGTCTGCTGATGCTCCCGATTTTTGCGGTCAGGTATTCCTTTGCCAAGTATGCATCGCTTTTCGGGTTTTTAATGGGATCGAAAATCCTGTTTGTTTCAACCGGTCTGGGAATGCTCAACCGTGTGGTTTTTCTTATGTTTCTTTTAATTATAATTGAATAGAAAGTGCCTAAAGTGCCTAAAGTGCCTAAAGTGCCTAAAGTGCCTAAAGTTTAAAGTGCCTAAAATTAGAGCACCATCGCTTCCAGCTAATTGGAATGATGGAGACTATTAGCACATTTGAAAAACGTATAGATGAAATAAATGAGAGATTGGATTTACTTACAAAAGAACATCAGAGTTTATTGGATCGATTAGATGCAATTCCAGGAATAAATAAAAAATCAGCTCAAGCTATTTTAAGCGAAATTGGTGTTACACTGGATGAATTCATCTGCATGTCAGCTTTTGTGTCTTGGGCTGGCTTATGCCCTGGGAATAATGAAAGCGCAGGAAAGCGTAAAAATGGTAGAAATGGTGTCAGAAATCATCCTTTGAAAACCATTTTAGTCCAAGTCGCATGGGCGGCGATAAAGACCAAGGGCTCCTACTACAAGGCCAAATACTATAAACTGAAAGCGAGACGTGGTGCAAAAAAGGCCATAGTGGCCATAGCGCATAAGATTGGAAAGGCAGTTTTTAACATTATAAAATATGGAGACACCTATCGAGATCTTGGCGAAGATTATCTAATAGCTCCAAACAAACAAAAAGTGTTGAGAAATTTAAACAAAAGAGCCAAAGAAATGGGACTTAAACTGGTTCCTTGTGAAATTTAATTTTGCCATAAGCAATTTATAAAATCGTTTGAGTGGATTACAGTAATCTGATTTGCTTTGAATTGGAAAATGAAGTCGAGAGTACAACTGAAGCCTTTGAGCGCGAATATAACATGACTGGTCGGCCTTTTGCACAACTAACTGTTAGTCCTTCAGAGAAGGAACTACGCATATAAAACTTTTTTGATATAGGCCGACATTTCTAAATTCATTGAAAAGCTGATTACCGCAATCTTATTATTAACCAAGGAACTGATTTTATTTATACAACATTGATAACTTACTAATAATATTAATAATTTTAAGATTACCTTAAAATCAATGGTACCCCTACGCTTTTTTTAGGGGAGTGTGTTTCATATAAAAAATTGGCAGAATACTTTAACTTTAGGCACTTTAGCTCACTTTAGGCACTTTAGCTCACTTTAGCTCACTTTACGGACTTTAGGCACTTTTTTAAAAAGGAGAATTATTATGAAAATAGTTTCAATAATGTGGAGCTCTTATGCCAACATGCTTGTCCGCGCGGCAAAAAATGTGGCCGATATTCTGGAGGTTTCGGCCTATTCTTCAAAGGTTCTTGAAGAAGACCCGGAAAAGGTTGACGCTGTATTGAAAGAGGCTGCGGATGCGGACATCATCTTTCTTTACCGCTCATCCGAGGGATTCTGGGAGGTTATCGAAAATCAGCTAAAGGAACTGGGCAAAAATATTCCTGTTATCTGCTGCGGGTATGATCCTTCATACTGGACGCTTTCCACTGTCCGGCCGGAGATAGTGGCGGAGGTCAACTCATACGTTGTCATCAACGGCGAGGAGAACTTTATCAACATGCTCCGCTACATTGCCAGCGAGGCCGGTGGACTCGATATAGAGGCAGAGGAACCCAGGCCCGTTCCCTGGGAAGGTCTTTATCATCCTGAAGCGCCGACCGGGTATTTTGCTACTGTGGATGAATATCTTGAATGGTACGAAGAATACAGAGGTCTGAGCTCGGAGGTCAGAGGTCAGAAGTCGGAGGTCGGAAGTCAGAGATCCACTGTGGGCATTCTTTTTACCCGGCATCAATGGGTAAATGACAATCTGGAGGTGGAAGATACCCTGATCCGTGAACTGGAACGGCTTGGGCTGGATGTTATCCCTGTTTTTTCTTATTCGGTCAAGGATGAGGAGCGGGGATGCAAGGGGAGCGGGGAGGCGGTCTGCGAGACATTTTTGCGGCCGGACGGAACTTCGCGCATAGATATTATGATAAAACTCCAGAACTTTCCTTTGCAAAGCAGCCGGGAAAAAGGCCACGACAATAAAGAGATCGCGGCGGAAGGCATAGAGATTTTAAAAAAAATCGGCGTGCCTGTCATATCTCCTGTAACTTCATACTACAAGACCATAGATGAGTGGGAAAACGAGATGGACGGAATAGGCAGCAGCGTAGGGTGGTCAATGGCCATGCCTGAATTTGAAGGGGTGATTGAGCCCTTTATTGTCGGGGCCGCGAATAAAACCGGAGAGGGGCTTCAAGTGCGGATGCCGATAGAAGAGAGATGCCGCAAGGTTGCCGGGCGGGTTGCAAAATGGGTGCAGTTAAAGAAGAAACCTCCGGCAGAGCGAAAGATCGCGTTTATCCTGCACAATAATCCCTGCGCCTCGGTTGAGGCCACGGTCGGCGGCGGCGCGCATCTTGACACCCTCGAGAGCGCTGCCATGATAATGGGCCGGATGAAAGAAGCCGGTTATCGGGTTGATCCTCCTGAAAACGGCAAGGAACTTATCAATACGATTATGGAGAGAAAGGCTGTTTCTGAATTCAGGTGGACTACTGTAGATGAGATCGTCAAAAAAGGAGGCGTCTTAGCACATGTTTCGGTTGATGAGTACAGAAGATGGTTCGACACGTTTCCGGAAAAAGTAAGAGACAGGATATCCGGGGCATGGGGAAATCCTCCGGGCGAGGAAGTAAACGGAGTCCCCGCCGCCATGGTATATAATGGCAAAATTCTGGTTACAGGGGTTGAATACGGCAATGCAGTGGTCTGCGTCCAGCCCAAACGGGGCTGCGCCGGGCCGAGATGCGACGGCCGGGTATGCAAAATTCTTCATGATCCTGATGTGCCGCCGCCTCACCAGTATATAGCCACCTATCGTTATCTACAAGATATATGGGGAGCTGATGCCATTGTTCATATAGGAACACATGGCAACCTTGAGTTTTTGCCCGGTAAATCGACCGCTCTTTCCGAATCCTGTCTTCCTGATATAGCCATTGGAGATATGCCCCACCTCTATATCTATAATGCAGATAACCCGCCTGAAGGAACAATCGCCAAGCGCCGCAGTTATGCAACGCTTGTTGATCACATGCAGACCGTGATGACCCAGGGCGGGCTTTATGACGATCTGGAGGAACTTGATCGATTCCTGGGTGAATATGAGCAGGTAAAAAATATTGATAAAGGCCGCGCCCATGCCCTGGAGCATCTGATCGACGATTCCTTGCAAAAGACCAACCTTCTCGAAGGGGCAAAGCTTTTACCTGATGCTCCCTTTGAAGAAAAGGCCAGGGCCGCGCACGATGTGCTGAGTCTGACAAGAAACACCAAAATACAGGATGGAATGCACATCTTCGGCGAGCTGCCGCAGGGTGAACGCCGGGTTGATTTTATCAACTCCATCCTCTCTTATGATGCAGGCGAAGAAATCTCTCTCCGTAAGCTTATTTGCAGGCTTATCGGTACGGAGTTAGGCGATCTTTTGAGCGACAGGGGAGCGTATTCCTGTTTCTACAAAAAAAGCCATGGTGAGCTGCTTGAGGAGATTGATATTTTGAGCAAAAAATTTATCAGCCAGGTTCTTGCCGGCGGCGATGATGATGCAGGCACAAAACTTAAAAATATTCTGGATGGCTTGCTGAAAGATGAGACTCATCTAAACAAAATTCATCTGATTGAAGACAAAATTTGGGATCTAAATACAAGGCTGAATGCCTCAAAGGAAGTTGAGGCCTTGCTTTCAGGTTTTGAAGCAAAATATATTCCGGCCGGACCCTCCGGCCTGATTACAAGAGGAAGGGATGATATACTGCCAACCGGAAGAAATTTCTACTCCCTTGACCCTCATCGGGTCCCGACCAAGGCTTCCTGGAAAGTGGGAATGAGACTGGCTGATGCCGTGATTGAGAAACATGAAAAAGAAGAAGGAAAAACTCCGGAAAATGTGGCAATTTTCTGGATGTGCTCCGATATTATGTGGGCCGACGGCGAGGGTATGGCCCAGATCATGTACCTTATGGGAGTCAAACCGGTCTGGCTCTCCAATGGAAGGTTAAAAGGGTTTGAAATTATTCCTTTGGAGGCTCTTGGCAGGCCGCGCATCGACGTGACGATCCGGGTTTCCGGCATCACCAGGGATAACTTCCCAAACTGTATCGATGTCATAGACGAGGCTGTCCAGGCAGTAGCGGCTCTGGACGAACCTGATGAAATGAACTTTGTCAGAAAACATACCCTGGCCCAAATTGCGGAATCAGGTGCGGAATCGGGCAATGATCCGACCTCGGAAAAGACCTGGCGCGATGCCACGTTCCGTCTGTTTGCCTCAAAACCAGGCACTTATCAGGCAGGCACAAATCTGGCGGTATATGCCTCGGCCTGGAAAGACGAAAAAGATCTCTCCGATATTTTTGTATACTGGAACGGCTATGCTTACGGCAAGGGGGTGTTCGGCGAAGAAAAACAGAGCCAGTTGGCCGGCAGTTTGAAAACAGTCGATGTTACTTACAACAAGGTGGTTTCGGATGAATACGACCTGTTCGGCTGCTGCTGTTATTTTGGTACCCACGGTGGAATGACCGCTGCAGCGAGAAGCATCTCCGGAAAAAAGGTAAAGACCTACTATGGAGATACACGGGAACCGGAGCATGTGGAAGTAAGGGATATGGCCGATGAGGTCAGGCGGGTCGTACGCACCAAGCTTTTAAATCCCAAATGGATCGAAGGGATGAAGCGTCATGGATATAAAGGAGCCGGGGATATATCAAAAAGGGTCGGCCGGGTTTACGGCTGGGAAGCAACCACCCAGGAGGTGGACGACTGGATATTCGACGATATAACCAGGACATTTGTTTTAAACGAGGAAAACCGCAAATTCTTTGAAGAGAATAATCCCTGGGCTCTTGAGGAGATCGGCCGCAGGCTGCTTGAAGCCGAAAGCAGAGGTCTCTGGGATGCAGACCCGCAGGTACTGGAAGGTCTCAAGGAACAGTATCTGGAGGTCGAAGGCTGGATAGAAAAAAAAATGGGAGATGTTGAAGGAGACTTCCAGGGCGGCTCAGTCGATATCCTCACGTCTGAGGACGTGGAGAACTGGGGGGAGATGATGAAAGAGGTAAAGGCAAAAATTCAAGCTGCAAAGCCCGAATAAAAGAGCCCTAATCCGTGAAATCCGTGAAATCCGTGTCATAAATAAATATAATAAAGAATTATAGGGATTTTTTCCTGAACGGTTCATTTTCATATTCCAAAGATGAAAAAGGGAGCGCCATCTGGAGCTATGACACGCCGGAAAAGACGCGCCCCGCAAAAAGCGATGATTATTATCCTGATCCGTCCAAACCCCGTTACAGAAAGAAGCGTGAATCGTATGGAGGGGTGATTAATTTTGGTCAAGGTGATTTTTATACTGAATTTTTCACCAATGACCACTGGAAGGAGAACAAAGCTACAGGAATTCGCAGGGACAAAGAAGGGAACATTATTTATCAAAAGGACGACGCTGGAAATGTCAGCGCTATTCCATATCAAGGGCGCAACGAAGTGAATGTCAAAGAGTATGGAGGGAAAGTCGGGATCAAAAAGAAGGACTATGATTATGGACTCCGCTCTATTTTATATACCGCTGATTTCTCCAAAACCGGCAGTACGGGTGAAACCGTGAAAGGTGACGCGGATGAATATCTGCTGGATCTATTTAGCGGGTGGCGCCGGCGGGGTTTTGCCCTTTCCGCCAATATATTCTATCATGAAGAATACGGCTTTGATTTGTTTCCAAAGATAGCTTACAGTAAACAATTCAAGCCCTTTTTTTTCGATATATCCTTTACTTCCACAAAAAAATATCTGAGTTTTTTTCAAAAATATTTTTCTACAAGCTATAGCCGGGCCAACCCGGATCTTGATCCCCAGACCAACCTTTGCGTTACCTTGAAGATCGGCGGAGAACACCATCTGGGCTCAAATCGGTTCAACTGGCAGGTGGCCCCATTTTTCAATAAGGCCTATAATCGCTTTTATACCCACACCTGTTTTAAGCTTGATTCTGATGGAAAGCCGATAGTCGATCCTGATACGAACAAAAAAAAGGTGGATTACACCCGGTACGAAAATCTGGACGAGGCTTATTGGGCCGGCGGCGATCTTATTTTCAAGTATATCTATGGCAGATGGACCGGCTTTGATGCGCGCTTTACAATCAAGTATACCCGCGATGAGGTGCATGACAGCTCTTTCGCCTACTTTGCGCCCTATAACTTTAAGGGCCGCTTTTTTTTAAAGCCTGTTGAATTTTTATATCTTCAACTATGGTATACCTACTACGCGGATCGGTATGCGGACCAGGCGGAAACGTATAAAATGTTATGGTACCATTATTGGGATCTCAAGGCGACATATCGCGCGAAAAAAAATGTCGATATACACCTGGAGGTGAAAAATCTAACCGATTTTGATTATTATATCTACCGGGGTTATCCGGGCAATTGCCGGCGCTGGTGGCTCGGCATGGAAATCAGGTTTTAGATAAAAATCCTGTTTAAAAAAGGTGAAGCATTGATAAAAATAGATGGTCTCAAAAAAAATTACAAAAATATTCAGGCGCTGAAAGGGATCACCCTCCATATTCCTCGAGGCGAGTTGTTTGCTTATCTCGGCCCTAACGGCTCCGGCAAGACAACAACCATAAATATTCTAACGGGACTGTCAGGTTTTTCCGCAGGGAATGCATATTTGAACAATTTTCATATACAAAAAAAACCTGTAAGGGCAAAAATGCAGGCCGGGCTTGTGCCCCAGAGGATAAACCTTGATAATGAGCTCACCATCAATGAAAACCTGGATATCCACGGCAGGCTCTTTCACATGTCCGGGAAAAAGAGAAAAAAAAGGATTGACGAATTGCTCGATTATATCGAAATGAGAGACCGTAAAAATAGTCTTGTAAAACATCTGTCCGGAGGTTTGAAGAGGCGGGTCGTGATAGTAAGGGCCATGATGCATTTCCCCGGAATCCTTTTTCTTGACGAACCTACTGTGGGGCTCGACCCGAATATAAGACGAAGGATATGGTCGTTGATCAAAAGAATCCGGCAGGATGGCGCAACTATTTTTTTAACCACCCACTATATAGAAGAGGCGGAGTTTTTAGCGGAGCGGGTCGCATTTCTTGATAACGGGGAGATCGTGAAAATTGATGCCCCGCAAAACTTTATGGATCAAACAGGAAAATGGGCGCTCGATGATATGGTGAACGATAAGATTAAAACTATCTATTTCAAAAACAGGGATGAAGCGGCTAATCATATTAGAAATCGGGAAGGAAATTTTACATTAAGAAGGGTTAATCTGGAAGACGCCTTTCTTTCACTGACAGGTAAAAAGGTGGAAAATAAATGATAAAAGGCTGGTTTGCCGTCTATTACAGGGAACTTTTGATCTTGAGACGGAAATTTTTCAGGCAGGCTGCCTCCATGTCGATTGCTCCCCTGCTTTATCTGATTGCGTTTGGGTTGGGTATGGGGCGGAACATTACTGTAGACGGTCATTCTTACATGGAATTTCTGGTGCCGGGACTTGTGGCCATGACCAGCATGACCCAGGCGTTTGCCATCGGTGTTGAGATTAATGTGGCCAGGTTTTACTGGCACATCTTTGATGAGTTTCAATCGGCTCCTGTCTCCAATCTCGCTTATGTAATCGGTGAAACGCTGGCGGGCATTACGAGGGCATTGCTCTCTTCG of Desulfosarcina sp. BuS5 contains these proteins:
- a CDS encoding ABC transporter ATP-binding protein, with the translated sequence MIKIDGLKKNYKNIQALKGITLHIPRGELFAYLGPNGSGKTTTINILTGLSGFSAGNAYLNNFHIQKKPVRAKMQAGLVPQRINLDNELTINENLDIHGRLFHMSGKKRKKRIDELLDYIEMRDRKNSLVKHLSGGLKRRVVIVRAMMHFPGILFLDEPTVGLDPNIRRRIWSLIKRIRQDGATIFLTTHYIEEAEFLAERVAFLDNGEIVKIDAPQNFMDQTGKWALDDMVNDKIKTIYFKNRDEAANHIRNREGNFTLRRVNLEDAFLSLTGKKVENK